The following proteins are co-located in the Clavibacter capsici genome:
- the era gene encoding GTPase Era — translation MTDPRDDDPTTEPATVDDATAEDATSSAPAPLSDEAWGIDRDAEPARPTRKPRGGAPAYRAGFVSFVGRPNVGKSTLTNALVGEKVAITSSKPQTTRKAIRGIVHRPDGQLILVDTPGIHRPRTLLGERLNSLVQTTLGDVDVIGLCIPADERIGPGDRFINEQLDEYPRARKIAIVTKTDSASRHAVAEQLLAVQELRDWDAIVPVSAVEAHQLDALVGELLKALPISEQLYPDDAVTEEGLEARISELIREAALEGVQDELPHSLAVTIDDMIEREDKELLEIYANLFVERDSQKGIVIGAQGSRLKHVGQVARAQIEPLVGKRVFLSLRVKIAKDWQRDPKLLGRLGF, via the coding sequence ATGACTGATCCCCGGGACGACGACCCGACGACCGAGCCCGCGACGGTGGACGACGCGACGGCGGAGGACGCGACCTCGTCCGCGCCCGCGCCGCTCTCCGACGAGGCCTGGGGCATCGACCGCGACGCCGAGCCGGCGAGGCCCACGCGCAAGCCGCGTGGCGGGGCCCCGGCGTACCGGGCCGGCTTCGTCTCGTTCGTCGGCCGGCCGAACGTCGGCAAGTCGACGCTCACCAACGCGCTCGTGGGCGAGAAGGTCGCCATCACGAGCTCCAAGCCGCAGACGACGCGCAAGGCCATCCGCGGGATCGTGCACCGGCCCGACGGGCAGCTCATCCTCGTGGACACCCCGGGCATCCACCGGCCGCGCACGCTCCTCGGCGAACGGCTCAACTCGCTCGTGCAGACGACGCTCGGCGACGTCGACGTCATCGGCCTGTGCATCCCCGCGGACGAGCGCATCGGCCCGGGCGACCGCTTCATCAACGAGCAGCTCGACGAGTACCCGCGCGCCCGCAAGATCGCCATCGTCACCAAGACCGACTCCGCGTCCCGGCACGCGGTCGCCGAGCAGCTGCTCGCCGTGCAGGAGCTGCGCGACTGGGACGCCATCGTCCCCGTCTCGGCGGTGGAGGCCCACCAGCTCGACGCGCTCGTGGGCGAGCTCCTGAAGGCGCTGCCCATCTCCGAGCAGCTCTACCCCGACGACGCCGTCACCGAGGAGGGGCTCGAGGCGCGCATCTCCGAGCTCATCCGCGAGGCCGCGCTCGAGGGCGTGCAGGACGAGCTCCCGCACTCGCTCGCCGTCACGATCGACGACATGATCGAGCGGGAGGACAAGGAGCTCCTCGAGATCTACGCGAACCTCTTCGTCGAGCGGGACAGCCAGAAGGGCATCGTCATCGGAGCCCAGGGGTCCCGGCTCAAGCACGTGGGCCAGGTGGCGCGCGCGCAGATCGAGCCGCTCGTCGGGAAGCGCGTTTTCCTGTCGCTGCGCGTGAAGATCGCCAAGGACTGGCAGCGCGACCCGAAGCTGCTCGGCCGCCTCGGGTTCTGA
- a CDS encoding sensor histidine kinase has product MLRRIPRYQVVLDVVLAVAFVALLAPGSIGVAAASAFGIFSFTTSEVSLVLVLVMGAALAVRRMAPGLSLAIAWAGAIVQMGAGASVEPGDIAIAGVVYCSAAYGGRVTRALGLASAVVGGVVAALYLSYAAGRVPVGRLAFSTGEWADFATLFLFLLLCAWSVLLASWTAGRLVVASRASHESRDAQEAAERDQARALHDVVVEQERNRIARDMHDVVAHSLAVVIAQADGARYARMVDPDAADQALRTISTTARQALGDVRILLAQLRHSEDDTPQPELKELSDLIDQMRSTGLAVEFVETGRPGEFGTGQQLAVYRIVQEALTNALRHGDVGHPVEVELAWEPDGASVSVRSRTLPDPVRPARTTTGIIALPVLPPAPTPPAQPVGHGLAGMRERATLSGGRFSAGVRDGVWTVSAWIPFAPATRPVPRVPVAGAGVAPGTDARSRPLTLDELFPPEAAAAGTATPGAPMPPVSPHRTAAARGAAAAAARRARDDRPAGS; this is encoded by the coding sequence ATGCTGCGCCGGATCCCGAGGTACCAGGTCGTCCTCGACGTCGTCCTCGCGGTCGCTTTCGTCGCCCTGCTGGCGCCCGGCTCCATCGGCGTCGCGGCCGCCAGCGCGTTCGGGATCTTCTCGTTCACGACCTCCGAGGTCTCGCTGGTCCTCGTGCTCGTCATGGGCGCGGCGCTGGCCGTCCGACGGATGGCGCCCGGGCTGTCGCTCGCGATCGCCTGGGCCGGCGCGATCGTGCAGATGGGCGCGGGGGCCAGCGTCGAGCCCGGCGACATCGCGATCGCGGGCGTCGTCTACTGCAGCGCCGCCTACGGCGGCCGCGTCACCCGCGCCCTCGGCCTCGCGTCCGCCGTCGTCGGCGGCGTGGTCGCGGCGCTCTACCTCTCGTACGCGGCGGGCCGCGTCCCCGTCGGCCGCCTCGCGTTCAGCACGGGGGAGTGGGCCGACTTCGCCACCCTGTTCCTCTTCCTCCTCCTCTGCGCGTGGAGCGTGCTCCTCGCCTCCTGGACCGCGGGCCGCCTGGTCGTCGCCTCCCGGGCGTCGCACGAGAGCCGGGACGCCCAGGAGGCGGCCGAGCGGGACCAGGCGCGGGCGCTCCACGACGTGGTCGTCGAGCAGGAGCGCAACCGCATCGCGCGCGACATGCACGACGTGGTCGCGCACTCGCTCGCCGTCGTCATCGCGCAGGCCGACGGCGCCCGCTACGCCCGCATGGTGGATCCGGACGCCGCCGACCAGGCGCTCCGCACCATCTCCACGACCGCCCGGCAGGCGCTCGGCGACGTGCGCATCCTCCTCGCGCAGCTCCGCCACAGCGAGGACGACACCCCGCAGCCGGAGCTCAAGGAGCTGAGCGACCTGATCGACCAGATGCGCTCCACGGGCCTCGCCGTCGAGTTCGTCGAGACCGGGCGGCCCGGCGAGTTCGGCACCGGCCAGCAGCTCGCCGTCTACCGGATCGTGCAGGAGGCGCTCACCAACGCGCTCCGGCACGGCGACGTCGGCCACCCCGTGGAGGTCGAGCTGGCGTGGGAGCCCGACGGCGCGTCCGTGTCCGTGCGGAGCCGCACGCTCCCGGACCCGGTGCGTCCCGCGCGCACGACCACCGGCATCATCGCGCTGCCCGTGCTGCCGCCCGCTCCGACGCCGCCCGCGCAGCCCGTCGGGCACGGCCTCGCCGGCATGCGCGAGCGCGCCACCCTCTCGGGCGGCCGGTTCTCGGCCGGCGTGCGCGACGGCGTCTGGACCGTCTCCGCCTGGATCCCGTTCGCCCCCGCCACGCGCCCCGTGCCGCGCGTCCCCGTCGCCGGCGCGGGCGTGGCGCCGGGCACGGACGCCCGCAGCCGCCCGCTCACCCTCGACGAGCTGTTCCCGCCCGAGGCCGCGGCCGCCGGCACCGCGACCCCCGGGGCGCCCATGCCGCCGGTCAGCCCGCACCGCACGGCCGCCGCGCGCGGCGCGGCGGCGGCGGCGGCGCGACGCGCCCGTGACGACCGGCCCGCCGGATCCTGA
- a CDS encoding response regulator yields MPTPPIRVALVDDQALFRTGVRMLISSQPDLEFAGEAANGEEAVALARQERPDVILMDIRMPVMDGIQSTAEVLRAADARGERPPRVLVLTTFDLDESAARAIRAGASGFVLKDADPEFLLAAIRTVHAGNSVIAASATRQLLEHFDPGSRPRVAPPAFAALTSREREIFVLAARGLSNAEIAQAEFLSEATVKTHVSRILAKLSLRDRVQLVVFAFEHRLNGSQPQG; encoded by the coding sequence GTGCCGACACCTCCCATCCGCGTCGCCCTGGTCGACGACCAGGCCCTGTTCCGCACGGGCGTCCGCATGCTCATCTCCTCCCAGCCCGACCTCGAGTTCGCGGGGGAGGCGGCCAACGGCGAGGAGGCCGTGGCGCTCGCGCGGCAGGAGCGCCCGGACGTCATCCTCATGGACATCCGCATGCCCGTGATGGACGGGATCCAGTCCACCGCCGAGGTGCTCCGCGCCGCCGACGCCCGCGGCGAACGGCCGCCCCGCGTCCTCGTGCTCACCACCTTCGACCTCGACGAGAGCGCCGCGCGGGCGATCCGCGCGGGCGCGAGCGGCTTCGTGCTGAAGGACGCCGACCCCGAGTTCCTGCTCGCCGCGATCCGCACCGTGCACGCCGGCAACAGCGTCATCGCCGCCTCGGCGACGCGGCAGCTCCTCGAGCACTTCGACCCGGGCTCGCGTCCGCGCGTCGCCCCGCCCGCGTTCGCCGCGCTCACCTCGCGGGAGCGGGAGATCTTCGTCCTCGCCGCCCGCGGGCTCAGCAACGCCGAGATCGCGCAGGCCGAGTTCCTCAGCGAGGCGACGGTGAAGACGCACGTGAGCCGGATCCTCGCGAAGCTCAGCCTCCGCGACCGGGTGCAGCTCGTGGTCTTCGCCTTCGAGCACCGGCTGAACGGGTCCCAGCCCCAGGGCTAG
- a CDS encoding alpha/beta hydrolase → MLHDLADLPIISASFVTAATVAPLVILVLLGVIARRARIRTGASAGAPRTEVVALLVGAVVGGLAGLALAWVLGDLLHLFGVILSVPTRAWTAFGGLGLGLVVVTVVRSRRAVTGVGGRTAPPRRLRVLHTVLAVLVAPLVVFASAVGINADLQEFPNIAAAFGISRISPLDVSSLPAPEAEAGAPGGDADPDSVAPVEETWTAGENLPPRGRVGSVTIPGTSSGFPARDALVYLPPAALVADAPELPVVVAMSGQPGSPLDLIASGRIATVLDRYAAAHGGLAPIVVIPDQLGAQDANPMCVDSPLGNTATYLTADVPSWITANLRVLTGPRHWAILGFSQGGTCAAQIGAAHPELFGTLVDISGEVAPSRGGDTVATAFGGSQAQYAAAFPAAIMEARAPYADSAAFFCVGEDDQQYRPEVEQVEAAAKAAGMSTRMSTAEGRAHDWGAVNMCVQDALPDLGQRLGLTR, encoded by the coding sequence GTGCTCCACGATCTCGCCGACCTCCCCATCATCTCGGCCTCCTTCGTCACCGCTGCGACGGTCGCGCCGCTGGTGATCCTCGTGCTCCTCGGCGTGATCGCCCGTCGTGCCCGCATCCGCACCGGGGCGAGCGCGGGCGCGCCCCGCACGGAGGTCGTCGCCCTCCTGGTCGGCGCCGTCGTCGGCGGGCTCGCGGGTCTCGCGCTCGCGTGGGTGCTGGGCGACCTCCTCCACCTCTTCGGGGTGATCCTGTCGGTGCCCACGCGCGCCTGGACGGCGTTCGGGGGCCTCGGGCTCGGGCTCGTGGTCGTGACGGTCGTGCGCAGCCGACGAGCCGTCACGGGTGTCGGGGGTCGCACGGCGCCGCCGCGACGCCTGCGGGTCCTGCACACCGTGCTCGCGGTCCTCGTCGCGCCGCTCGTGGTCTTCGCCTCCGCGGTCGGCATCAACGCCGACCTGCAGGAGTTCCCCAACATCGCGGCCGCCTTCGGGATATCCCGCATCAGCCCGCTCGACGTCTCGTCCCTGCCCGCGCCCGAAGCCGAGGCCGGGGCCCCGGGCGGCGACGCGGATCCGGACTCCGTCGCGCCCGTCGAGGAGACGTGGACGGCCGGGGAGAACCTGCCTCCGCGAGGCCGGGTCGGCAGCGTCACGATCCCCGGCACCAGCTCCGGCTTCCCGGCGCGCGACGCCCTCGTCTACCTCCCGCCGGCCGCGCTCGTCGCGGACGCCCCCGAGCTGCCCGTCGTGGTCGCCATGTCCGGTCAGCCGGGATCGCCGCTCGACCTCATCGCGTCGGGGCGCATCGCCACGGTCCTCGACCGCTACGCCGCCGCGCACGGCGGACTCGCTCCCATCGTCGTGATCCCCGACCAGCTCGGCGCCCAGGACGCCAACCCCATGTGCGTCGACTCGCCCCTGGGGAACACGGCCACCTACCTCACGGCGGACGTCCCGAGCTGGATCACGGCGAACCTGCGGGTGCTCACGGGCCCGCGGCACTGGGCGATCCTGGGCTTCTCCCAGGGCGGGACCTGCGCCGCCCAGATCGGCGCGGCGCATCCGGAGCTCTTCGGAACGCTCGTCGACATCTCCGGCGAGGTCGCGCCCTCACGCGGCGGCGACACCGTGGCGACGGCGTTCGGCGGATCCCAGGCCCAGTACGCCGCCGCCTTCCCCGCGGCCATCATGGAGGCCCGCGCCCCGTACGCCGACAGCGCGGCCTTCTTCTGCGTGGGCGAGGACGACCAGCAGTACCGTCCCGAGGTGGAGCAGGTCGAGGCCGCGGCGAAGGCCGCGGGCATGTCCACCCGGATGAGCACGGCCGAGGGACGCGCCCACGACTGGGGAGCCGTGAACATGTGCGTGCAGGACGCCCTCCCGGACCTCGGCCAGCGCCTGGGCCTCACCCGATGA
- a CDS encoding bifunctional lysylphosphatidylglycerol flippase/synthetase MprF, with the protein MTPRPRFLTASGAARALLTRLVAQPVTLGIAGVILLLAVLPAVSAVWRRVVHHELATGYVAVVERGHWWTTATAAFLTDGPVELVVSLVAVLVLVGVAERLMGWWRTLVGFVLTGTVGSLLGIAVQAQGLVDGELWSHGVRGIATADPLTAVAGVLALSSAWAGVLWRRRIRVVLVVVVLVFLLYSGQPSDLYRLLAILLGGVAGSILHRPAAGARWQRSSHHEVRVILAAVVAILGTGPVIALLSRSRYGPLAPIALLFVDDRVPGDAISTRCLSSDFTHDCLQEIMLARIGGGVGPILLSVAPLLALLVAAYGLSRGRRFAVWLAVSVNLLLAVLSAYAFGMLVHRDMISPRLQASPSAHPEAVAALVASVMLPLGSAIVLVLLRRHFTILSTRRAIRRFLTTTGIALAGLMALFIATGLALAHGFTRTVDLNDLVAEAPDRFIPASFLRGESLDFLPTDPITDVVYRGVGPAFWIILVIASLRAIADVRMAAVPRAQARVMPALRRGAIGSLSHMATWPGNSYWIAADGRTVIAYRVVGSVAITTAAPLGPPDEEGALRDVLAQFARFADDNGWTPVFYSVPASLAPLFHDMGWETLVVAEETIVRPGTWQTTGKKWQDVRTSINRADRAGIRAEWTTWAELPLAWASQIEQMSEQWVAEKELPEMGFTLGGVEELRDPQVRLMLAVDADDHVQAATSWLPTWRDGEVVGWTLDFMRRRPDGINGVMEFLIARSAMRMKEDGIEFMSLSAAPLAQTRAASPKGEQPDAPERQESAVERILEFLADSLEPVYGFRSLLEFKRKFQPELVPLIMAYPDATALPTVGLALTRAYLPSTSVRDLTRVLRSAR; encoded by the coding sequence ATGACGCCGCGCCCCCGGTTCCTCACCGCCTCCGGAGCGGCCCGCGCCCTGCTCACGCGGCTCGTGGCGCAGCCGGTGACCCTCGGCATCGCGGGCGTCATCCTGCTGCTCGCCGTGCTGCCCGCCGTCTCGGCCGTCTGGCGCCGGGTCGTCCACCACGAGCTGGCCACGGGCTACGTGGCCGTGGTCGAGCGCGGCCACTGGTGGACCACCGCGACGGCCGCGTTCCTCACCGACGGCCCGGTCGAGCTCGTCGTCTCCCTGGTCGCCGTGCTGGTGCTCGTGGGCGTCGCGGAGCGGCTGATGGGCTGGTGGCGCACCCTCGTCGGCTTCGTGCTCACCGGCACGGTCGGCTCGCTCCTCGGCATCGCCGTGCAGGCGCAGGGCCTCGTCGACGGCGAGCTGTGGTCGCACGGCGTGCGCGGCATCGCGACGGCGGATCCGCTCACCGCCGTGGCCGGCGTGCTCGCCCTCTCGAGCGCGTGGGCGGGCGTGCTGTGGCGGCGGCGGATCCGCGTGGTGCTCGTCGTCGTGGTGCTCGTGTTCCTGCTGTACTCGGGCCAGCCGTCCGACCTCTACCGCCTGCTCGCGATCCTGCTCGGCGGCGTCGCGGGCAGCATCCTGCACCGGCCGGCCGCGGGCGCGCGCTGGCAGCGCAGCTCCCACCACGAGGTCCGCGTCATCCTCGCCGCCGTCGTCGCGATCCTCGGTACCGGCCCGGTCATCGCCCTGCTGTCCCGCAGCCGCTACGGCCCGCTCGCGCCCATCGCGCTGCTCTTCGTCGACGACCGGGTGCCCGGCGACGCGATCTCCACCCGGTGCCTCTCGAGCGACTTCACGCACGACTGCCTGCAGGAGATCATGCTGGCGCGCATCGGCGGCGGGGTCGGCCCGATCCTGCTCTCGGTCGCGCCGCTGCTCGCGCTGCTCGTCGCCGCGTACGGCCTGTCCCGCGGGCGCCGCTTCGCCGTGTGGCTCGCCGTGAGCGTCAACCTCCTCCTGGCGGTCCTCTCGGCGTACGCGTTCGGGATGCTGGTGCACCGCGACATGATCTCGCCCCGGCTGCAGGCGTCGCCGTCCGCCCACCCCGAGGCGGTGGCCGCGCTCGTCGCGTCGGTGATGCTCCCGCTCGGCAGCGCGATCGTGCTCGTGCTGCTGCGGCGGCACTTCACGATCCTGTCCACCCGGCGGGCGATCCGTCGCTTCCTCACGACCACGGGCATCGCCCTCGCCGGGCTCATGGCGCTGTTCATCGCGACCGGCCTCGCGCTCGCCCACGGCTTCACGCGCACCGTCGACCTCAACGACCTCGTGGCCGAGGCCCCGGACCGCTTCATCCCCGCGTCGTTCCTGCGCGGCGAGTCGCTCGACTTCCTGCCGACGGATCCGATCACGGACGTCGTCTACCGCGGGGTGGGCCCGGCCTTCTGGATCATCCTCGTGATCGCGAGCCTCCGCGCCATCGCCGACGTCCGCATGGCCGCCGTGCCCCGCGCGCAGGCGCGCGTCATGCCGGCCCTCCGCCGCGGCGCGATCGGCTCCCTCTCGCACATGGCGACCTGGCCCGGCAACTCCTACTGGATCGCCGCCGACGGCCGCACGGTCATCGCGTACCGGGTGGTCGGCAGCGTCGCCATCACCACGGCGGCGCCGCTCGGCCCGCCGGACGAGGAGGGCGCCCTCCGCGACGTGCTCGCCCAGTTCGCGCGCTTCGCCGACGACAACGGCTGGACCCCCGTCTTCTACAGCGTCCCCGCGTCCCTGGCGCCGCTCTTCCACGACATGGGCTGGGAGACGCTCGTCGTCGCCGAGGAGACGATCGTCCGTCCCGGCACCTGGCAGACCACGGGCAAGAAGTGGCAGGACGTGCGCACCTCCATCAACCGCGCCGACCGCGCGGGGATCCGGGCGGAGTGGACCACGTGGGCCGAGCTGCCGCTGGCCTGGGCGAGCCAGATCGAGCAGATGTCCGAGCAGTGGGTCGCGGAGAAGGAGCTGCCCGAGATGGGCTTCACCCTCGGCGGCGTCGAGGAGCTGCGCGACCCGCAGGTGCGCCTCATGCTCGCGGTCGACGCGGACGACCACGTGCAGGCCGCCACGAGCTGGCTGCCCACGTGGCGCGACGGCGAGGTGGTCGGCTGGACGCTCGACTTCATGCGCCGCCGGCCCGACGGCATCAACGGCGTGATGGAGTTCCTCATCGCGCGCTCGGCCATGCGGATGAAGGAGGACGGCATCGAGTTCATGAGCCTCTCCGCCGCCCCGCTCGCGCAGACCCGGGCCGCGTCGCCGAAGGGCGAGCAGCCGGACGCACCGGAGCGGCAGGAGAGCGCCGTCGAGCGCATCCTCGAGTTCCTGGCCGACTCGCTGGAGCCCGTCTACGGCTTCCGCTCGCTGCTGGAGTTCAAGCGCAAGTTCCAGCCGGAGCTCGTGCCGCTGATCATGGCCTACCCGGACGCGACCGCCCTGCCGACCGTGGGCCTCGCCCTCACGCGCGCGTACCTGCCGTCCACGTCCGTGCGCGACCTGACGCGCGTGCTCCGCTCGGCGCGCTGA
- the leuA gene encoding 2-isopropylmalate synthase, protein MKSTQTPSGMPIHKYRPFHEQIAVDLPDRTWPARRITEAPRWCAVDLRDGNQALIDPMSPERKRIMFDLLVRMGYKEIEVGFPSASQTDFDFVRSLIEEGAIPDDVTIQVLTQAREHLIARTYESLRGAKQAIVHLYNSTSVLQRDVVFRTDKQGIIDIALEGARLCKRYEETIPDVDVFYEYSPESYTGTELEFAAEICNRVIEVLDPSPERKVIINLPATVEMATPNVYADSIEWMCRHLDRRDEVIVSLHPHNDRGTAVAAAELGYLAGADRIEGCLFGNGERTGNVDLVALGINLFTQGIDPEIDFSDLDGIKRTAEHCNQLAVPERSPWAGDLVYTAFSGSHQDAIKKGFEAMAADAAAQGVTVDEIPWAVPYLPVDPQDLGRSYEAVIRVNSQSGKGGVAYLLKADHSLDLPRRLQIEFSGVVQAKTDAEGGEVTSAQIWSIFQDEYLPAPLDRAEEKWGRFELTSTRTSSDMGGSVSLEVQLRDGEEVRDAHASGNGPIAAFLQVLADQGVDVRLLDYVEHALSASGDALAASYVELEVEGVRLWGVGIDEDSSTASLEAIVSGVNRAIRRTVREPELAAV, encoded by the coding sequence ATGAAGAGCACGCAGACCCCCAGCGGGATGCCGATCCACAAGTACCGCCCGTTCCACGAGCAGATCGCCGTGGACCTCCCGGACCGCACCTGGCCCGCCCGCCGGATCACCGAGGCCCCGCGCTGGTGCGCGGTCGACCTCCGCGACGGCAACCAGGCGCTCATCGACCCGATGAGCCCCGAGCGCAAGCGGATCATGTTCGACCTGCTGGTGCGCATGGGCTACAAGGAGATCGAGGTCGGCTTCCCGTCGGCCAGCCAGACCGACTTCGACTTCGTGCGCAGCCTCATCGAAGAGGGCGCGATCCCGGACGACGTGACGATCCAGGTCCTCACCCAGGCGCGCGAGCACCTCATCGCCCGCACCTACGAGTCGCTGCGTGGCGCCAAGCAGGCGATCGTCCACCTCTACAACTCCACGAGCGTGCTGCAGCGGGACGTCGTGTTCCGCACCGACAAGCAGGGGATCATCGACATCGCGCTCGAGGGCGCCCGCCTCTGCAAGCGGTACGAGGAGACGATCCCCGACGTGGACGTCTTCTACGAGTACTCGCCCGAGAGCTACACGGGCACCGAGCTCGAGTTCGCGGCCGAGATCTGCAACCGCGTCATCGAGGTGCTGGACCCCAGCCCCGAGCGCAAGGTCATCATCAACCTGCCCGCGACCGTCGAGATGGCGACGCCGAACGTGTACGCCGACTCCATCGAGTGGATGTGCCGCCACCTCGACCGCCGCGACGAGGTCATCGTCTCGCTGCACCCGCACAACGACCGGGGCACCGCCGTGGCCGCCGCCGAGCTCGGCTACCTGGCCGGCGCCGACCGCATCGAGGGGTGCCTCTTCGGCAACGGCGAGCGGACCGGCAACGTCGACCTCGTCGCCCTCGGCATCAACCTGTTCACGCAGGGCATCGACCCCGAGATCGACTTCAGCGACCTCGACGGGATCAAGCGCACGGCCGAGCACTGCAACCAGCTGGCCGTCCCGGAGCGGAGCCCGTGGGCGGGCGACCTCGTCTACACGGCGTTCAGCGGATCCCACCAGGACGCCATCAAGAAGGGCTTCGAGGCCATGGCCGCGGACGCCGCCGCGCAGGGCGTCACGGTCGACGAGATCCCGTGGGCCGTTCCCTACCTGCCGGTGGACCCGCAGGACCTCGGCCGCTCCTACGAGGCCGTCATCCGCGTCAACTCGCAGTCCGGCAAGGGCGGCGTCGCCTACCTGCTGAAGGCCGACCACTCGCTCGACCTGCCGCGCCGCCTGCAGATCGAGTTCTCCGGCGTCGTGCAGGCCAAGACCGACGCCGAGGGCGGCGAGGTCACGAGCGCGCAGATCTGGTCGATCTTCCAGGACGAGTACCTGCCCGCCCCGCTCGACCGCGCCGAGGAGAAGTGGGGCCGGTTCGAGCTCACCTCCACGCGCACCTCCAGCGACATGGGCGGATCCGTGTCGCTCGAGGTGCAGCTGCGCGACGGCGAGGAGGTGCGCGACGCGCACGCGTCCGGCAACGGGCCCATCGCCGCGTTCCTGCAGGTGCTCGCCGACCAGGGCGTCGACGTGCGCCTCCTCGACTACGTCGAGCACGCGCTCAGCGCGAGCGGCGACGCGCTGGCCGCGTCGTACGTGGAGCTCGAGGTGGAGGGCGTGCGGCTCTGGGGCGTCGGCATCGACGAGGACAGCTCCACGGCGTCGCTCGAGGCGATCGTCTCGGGCGTCAACCGGGCCATCCGCCGCACCGTGCGGGAGCCGGAGCTGGCCGCGGTCTGA
- a CDS encoding trimeric intracellular cation channel family protein: MDPVPLTIPLWADLLAVSIGSLQGAMFAAGFRDRRLDLLGIAIIGTATGLGGGLLRDVFLNVTPAALSSNWLMLVAVAAALGGMLLERLFTRLDVVITVLDALTIGLFCAIGTSKAMAAGVPEVPAVFIGVVSAVGGSFVRDLLLNLPIAMMHVGSLYAVAAAVGAIIVVALAAFGVPMWIAAIVCVAVTATTRLLAVRFGWSLPEQRALSRLRFTALRRPRPRR, from the coding sequence ATGGATCCCGTCCCCCTCACCATCCCGCTGTGGGCGGACCTCCTGGCGGTCAGCATCGGCAGCCTCCAGGGCGCCATGTTCGCGGCGGGCTTCCGCGACCGCCGCCTCGACCTGCTGGGCATCGCCATCATCGGCACGGCCACCGGGCTCGGCGGCGGGCTCCTCCGCGACGTGTTCCTCAACGTCACGCCGGCCGCGCTGTCCAGCAACTGGCTCATGCTCGTGGCGGTCGCCGCGGCGCTCGGCGGCATGCTCCTCGAGCGGCTCTTCACGCGCCTCGACGTCGTCATCACGGTGCTCGACGCGCTCACCATCGGCCTGTTCTGCGCCATCGGCACGTCGAAGGCCATGGCGGCCGGGGTGCCGGAGGTGCCGGCGGTCTTCATCGGCGTCGTCTCCGCGGTGGGCGGCTCGTTCGTCCGCGACCTGCTCCTCAACCTGCCCATCGCGATGATGCACGTGGGCTCGCTCTACGCGGTCGCGGCCGCCGTGGGCGCGATCATCGTCGTCGCGCTGGCCGCGTTCGGCGTGCCCATGTGGATCGCCGCCATCGTCTGCGTCGCCGTCACGGCGACGACGCGCCTGCTCGCCGTGCGCTTCGGCTGGAGCCTGCCCGAGCAGCGCGCGCTCAGCCGCCTGCGCTTCACGGCGCTGCGCCGGCCGCGCCCGCGTCGCTGA
- a CDS encoding isoprenyl transferase, which translates to MSRRPEVPGRTDLPLDWTGEQPPAIPADLVPKHIAVVMDGNGRWANQRGLPRTAGHQAGEEAWFDTVAGAVQLGATHLSVYAFSTENWKRSPAEVRFLMGFNRDVIHRRRDQLDAWNVRIRWAGRRPRLWRSVIDDLRVAEEMTKDNTGMTLTMCINYGGRTEIGDAVKRIAEDVDAGRLKASRIDERTIQRYLYLPDVPDVDLFIRSSGEQRTSNFLLWQSAYAEMVFLDRLWPDFRRKDLWDAVESYVHRDRRFGGAVDAHATGGDEGSAEDPEADVEGDRDPAAQ; encoded by the coding sequence ATGAGCCGACGCCCCGAGGTCCCCGGACGCACCGACCTGCCGCTCGACTGGACGGGGGAGCAGCCGCCCGCCATCCCCGCCGACCTCGTGCCGAAGCACATCGCGGTCGTGATGGACGGCAACGGCCGGTGGGCGAACCAGCGCGGCCTGCCGCGCACCGCCGGCCACCAGGCGGGGGAGGAGGCGTGGTTCGACACCGTCGCCGGCGCCGTGCAGCTCGGCGCCACGCACCTGTCGGTCTACGCGTTCTCGACCGAGAACTGGAAGCGCTCGCCCGCCGAGGTGCGGTTCCTCATGGGCTTCAACCGCGACGTGATCCACCGCCGCCGCGACCAGCTGGACGCCTGGAACGTGCGGATCCGCTGGGCCGGCCGCCGCCCGCGCCTCTGGCGCAGCGTCATCGACGACCTGCGGGTCGCGGAGGAGATGACCAAGGACAACACCGGGATGACGCTCACGATGTGCATCAACTACGGGGGGCGCACGGAGATCGGGGACGCCGTCAAGCGCATCGCCGAGGACGTGGACGCGGGGCGGCTCAAGGCGTCGCGCATCGACGAGCGCACGATCCAGCGCTACCTCTACCTGCCGGACGTGCCGGACGTCGACCTCTTCATCCGCAGCTCAGGCGAGCAGCGGACGAGCAACTTCCTGCTCTGGCAGTCGGCCTACGCGGAGATGGTGTTCCTCGACCGGCTGTGGCCCGACTTCCGCCGGAAGGACCTGTGGGACGCCGTCGAGAGCTACGTGCACCGCGACCGGCGCTTCGGCGGGGCGGTCGACGCGCACGCGACGGGCGGCGACGAGGGGTCCGCGGAGGACCCGGAGGCCGACGTCGAGGGCGACCGCGACCCGGCCGCTCAGTAG